The Desulfuromonadaceae bacterium genome includes a region encoding these proteins:
- a CDS encoding DEAD/DEAH box helicase yields MSFDSLGLCAELLTAISAQGYTTPTPIQREAIPVIFEGCDLLAGAQTGTGKTAAFALPIVQKLSEKAPKRRHRRPRALVLVPTRELAAQVSDQLQYYGRRLALRSTMIYGGVNIRPQMQRLERGIDIVVATPGRLLDHAERRTINLSEIEFLVLDEADRMLDLGFIDDILRVAEYLPEPCQHLLFSATYSQSIKQLADELLDQPRRIEVAKPNIAATAVDQAVYPVERSRKREMLSHLIRTGEWQQVLVFTRTRYGADQLTAELLFDGIKAAPIHSNKSQSIRTRTLAEFKRGELRVLVATDVAARGLDIQHLPYVVNYELPQVAEDYVHRIGRTGRAGEAGVALSLVGPAEQLLLQAIEKLLGYVIPIRTVADFPEIAVKRGMVVKKSKSATGGSMPKATLPKTEKVAPKPKKAVKKQVSTKSRKPGGKKTTTAKASPTAGRRGGRTR; encoded by the coding sequence ATGTCTTTTGATTCTCTCGGCCTTTGTGCCGAACTGCTGACTGCGATTTCCGCCCAGGGGTATACCACCCCGACTCCGATTCAGCGGGAGGCAATCCCGGTTATTTTCGAGGGGTGCGATCTGCTCGCGGGGGCGCAGACCGGTACTGGTAAAACAGCGGCGTTTGCTCTGCCGATTGTGCAAAAGCTGAGTGAAAAGGCACCAAAGCGCAGACACCGTCGTCCGCGCGCGCTGGTGCTGGTGCCGACCCGGGAACTGGCGGCGCAGGTCAGTGATCAGCTGCAATATTACGGACGTCGCCTGGCGTTGCGCTCGACCATGATCTACGGCGGGGTGAACATCCGACCGCAGATGCAGCGGCTGGAACGGGGGATTGATATTGTCGTTGCGACACCGGGACGCCTGCTCGATCACGCCGAACGGCGGACCATCAATCTGAGTGAAATCGAGTTTCTGGTGCTGGACGAGGCTGACCGCATGCTCGATCTCGGGTTTATCGACGATATCCTCAGGGTGGCGGAGTACTTGCCTGAACCGTGTCAACACCTGTTATTTTCGGCCACCTATTCACAAAGCATCAAACAGTTGGCCGATGAGCTTCTTGATCAACCGCGGCGGATTGAAGTTGCAAAACCAAATATTGCCGCCACTGCTGTTGACCAGGCCGTGTATCCGGTCGAGCGCAGTCGCAAACGGGAAATGCTTTCCCATCTGATCCGTACCGGGGAGTGGCAACAGGTGCTGGTCTTTACCCGCACCCGCTACGGTGCCGATCAGTTGACGGCGGAATTATTGTTTGACGGCATCAAGGCTGCACCGATTCACAGCAACAAGAGCCAGTCAATCCGCACCCGGACGTTGGCGGAATTCAAACGAGGGGAATTGCGGGTACTGGTGGCGACTGACGTGGCGGCGCGCGGGCTTGATATTCAGCATCTGCCATACGTGGTGAATTACGAATTGCCGCAGGTTGCTGAAGACTATGTGCATCGGATCGGTCGCACCGGGCGGGCCGGAGAAGCTGGCGTCGCGCTCTCCCTCGTTGGCCCGGCCGAGCAACTGCTGTTGCAGGCGATAGAAAAACTGCTCGGCTACGTCATCCCGATCAGGACGGTAGCAGACTTTCCAGAAATTGCCGTCAAACGCGGGATGGTGGTGAAAAAAAGTAAGTCCGCCACAGGTGGATCCATGCCGAAGGCCACTTTGCCCAAGACAGAGAAGGTTGCTCCCAAGCCCAAAAAAGCGGTGAAGAAACAGGTCTCGACCAAGAGCAGAAAACCCGGGGGAAAAAAGACGACGACCGCCAAAGCTTCACCTACGGCAGGTCGCCGTGGGGGGCGAACCAGGTGA
- a CDS encoding spermidine synthase produces MAQPWKTIDRIDTAEGVLELRQRGAQDFLITVGGLVLMNSLSNRSEVVLGELGCRQLRDHAAPRVLVGGLGMGFTLRAVLDGLPVTAQVVVAELNPVVVQWCRGPLALLTDNAVSDPRVTVAVGDVAELVRETAHGAGQGSYDAVVFDLYTGPHHKTDKVHDPLYGSRAIAHVYAALKAGGLFTIWGENYDEGFDKRLRNAGFSTSHQRPGRGGYRHVVFIAEKRQGKAAVR; encoded by the coding sequence ATGGCACAACCCTGGAAAACAATCGACCGTATCGACACCGCCGAGGGGGTGCTGGAATTGCGCCAGCGCGGCGCGCAAGATTTTTTGATTACCGTCGGCGGGCTGGTGCTGATGAACAGCCTGTCGAACCGCTCTGAAGTGGTGCTGGGCGAGCTCGGCTGTCGTCAGCTGCGCGACCATGCTGCCCCGCGCGTGCTGGTCGGCGGACTCGGCATGGGGTTCACACTCAGGGCGGTCCTCGACGGTCTCCCCGTAACGGCCCAGGTGGTCGTCGCCGAGCTCAACCCGGTGGTTGTTCAGTGGTGCCGTGGTCCGTTGGCGCTCCTTACCGACAATGCGGTCAGCGACCCACGCGTGACGGTCGCCGTCGGCGACGTTGCCGAACTGGTGCGCGAGACGGCGCACGGCGCGGGGCAGGGCAGCTACGACGCGGTGGTGTTCGATCTCTACACAGGGCCACATCACAAGACCGACAAGGTGCATGATCCACTCTACGGCAGCCGCGCTATCGCCCATGTGTATGCGGCGCTCAAAGCGGGGGGGCTCTTCACAATCTGGGGAGAAAACTACGACGAAGGGTTTGACAAGCGTTTACGCAACGCGGGATTTTCCACCAGTCATCAGCGACCGGGGCGCGGCGGTTATCGGCATGTGGTTTTCATCGCTGAAAAGCGACAAGGCAAGGCGGCGGTGCGATGA
- a CDS encoding cytochrome c3 family protein encodes MWRTIATLMLLCLVSATLAFATDGFHQRIAACIERTDADCREVCRDCHAADRPTTDGMLSSSCVDCHDDMQAQDAAPSGTAVLHGNHGQVACVDCHDPHNGEFGLLKISNRGSALCLSCHEK; translated from the coding sequence ATGTGGCGGACAATTGCAACGTTAATGCTGTTGTGCCTTGTATCGGCGACGCTGGCTTTTGCAACGGACGGTTTTCATCAGCGGATCGCCGCCTGCATTGAGCGCACGGATGCCGACTGCCGGGAGGTCTGCCGCGATTGCCATGCCGCAGATCGTCCCACGACTGACGGTATGCTCAGCAGCAGCTGCGTCGACTGTCATGATGACATGCAGGCGCAGGACGCAGCGCCGTCCGGCACGGCCGTGCTACACGGCAATCATGGGCAGGTTGCCTGCGTGGACTGTCACGATCCCCATAACGGCGAGTTTGGCTTACTGAAAATATCCAACCGGGGCTCCGCGCTCTGTCTGTCCTGTCACGAGAAATAA
- a CDS encoding YkgJ family cysteine cluster protein, with amino-acid sequence MTEAEFSCLLCGHCCLNLVDAYRGCVSDADLDLWRREGRDDLLAWVETLDLGHGNLLHTAWVDPETGDDVDRCPWLQELPEQRGYLCSINAVKPQHCREYPEHRRHGQQTGCPACKK; translated from the coding sequence ATGACCGAGGCGGAATTTAGCTGCCTGCTCTGCGGGCATTGCTGTCTCAATCTGGTCGATGCCTATCGGGGGTGTGTCAGCGACGCCGATCTCGACTTGTGGCGGCGGGAAGGGCGTGACGATCTGCTCGCCTGGGTCGAAACCCTCGACCTCGGGCATGGGAATTTGCTTCACACCGCCTGGGTCGATCCGGAAACCGGGGACGACGTCGATCGCTGCCCGTGGTTGCAGGAACTGCCGGAACAGCGGGGGTATCTCTGCTCGATCAACGCGGTAAAACCGCAGCACTGTCGCGAATATCCTGAACATCGACGTCACGGACAGCAAACCGGTTGTCCGGCCTGCAAGAAATGA
- a CDS encoding amino acid ABC transporter permease, with protein MITGSNTDAAQMKPPLRNIGVIGWLRENLFNNIFNSLLTLVTIYGLWLFVPPMIRWVFIDSLWFSSAEACRDIEGACWSIIPNNVSFIFFGFFPEGEQWRPLTAMLLLFALVFYSKNRQHWRQSLAIYWLLGLIVMGGLMHGGVFGMPVVETAQWSGFPLTLMLALFGMVGAYPLGVLLALGRRSKLIGIKSVCVVYIELIRGVPLISLLFMSSVMFPLFLPEGVSFDKVLRAQVAIILFAAAYIAEVVRGGLQAIPAGQYEAANALGLSYAKTMRLIVLPQALKIVIPPSVGILISAFKDTSLVVIIALYDVLKTTKVTLSNPQWMGYSSEAYLFLAVLYFVCCYAMTSYSRRLEKELHAGH; from the coding sequence ATGATCACAGGATCGAACACAGACGCCGCTCAGATGAAACCACCGCTCCGTAATATCGGGGTCATCGGTTGGCTGCGGGAAAATCTGTTCAACAATATTTTCAACTCCCTGTTGACACTGGTGACTATCTACGGGCTCTGGCTCTTTGTTCCGCCGATGATCCGCTGGGTTTTTATTGACAGCCTCTGGTTTAGCAGTGCTGAAGCGTGTCGCGATATCGAAGGTGCCTGCTGGTCGATCATCCCCAACAACGTCAGCTTTATTTTCTTTGGTTTCTTCCCGGAGGGGGAGCAATGGCGCCCTCTCACGGCGATGTTGCTCCTTTTTGCGTTGGTCTTCTACTCCAAAAATCGCCAACACTGGCGACAGTCGCTTGCCATCTACTGGTTGCTGGGGCTGATTGTGATGGGGGGGCTGATGCACGGCGGGGTGTTCGGCATGCCGGTAGTTGAGACCGCGCAATGGAGTGGCTTCCCGCTGACGCTGATGCTTGCATTGTTCGGCATGGTCGGTGCCTACCCGCTGGGCGTGCTGCTGGCGCTGGGGCGGCGTTCCAAGCTAATTGGCATTAAATCCGTCTGTGTTGTGTATATTGAACTGATTCGCGGTGTGCCGCTCATCAGTCTGCTCTTTATGTCCTCGGTGATGTTCCCGCTCTTTTTGCCCGAGGGTGTCTCGTTTGACAAGGTGTTACGGGCACAGGTGGCGATTATTCTCTTTGCTGCCGCCTACATTGCCGAGGTGGTGCGCGGCGGGTTGCAGGCCATCCCCGCCGGTCAATATGAGGCGGCCAATGCGCTGGGGCTGAGCTACGCCAAAACGATGCGGCTGATTGTCTTGCCGCAAGCCTTGAAAATTGTCATTCCGCCGAGTGTCGGGATCCTCATCTCGGCATTCAAGGATACCTCGCTGGTGGTGATTATCGCACTTTATGACGTTCTCAAAACCACCAAGGTGACGTTATCCAACCCCCAGTGGATGGGGTATTCCAGCGAGGCTTACCTGTTTCTGGCGGTACTTTATTTTGTTTGCTGTTATGCAATGACCAGCTACAGTCGTCGGTTGGAAAAGGAACTGCATGCCGGGCACTGA
- a CDS encoding amino acid ABC transporter ATP-binding protein, which produces MIEVIGMHKWFGDFHVLKDINLKVIAQERIVICGPSGSGKSTMIRCLNRLEEHQKGQIIVDGIELTNDIKNIEKVRAEVGMVFQHFNLFPHLTILENLTLGPIWVRKTPKREAVEAAMRYLEKVRIAEQAEKFPGQLSGGQQQRVAIARSLCMNPKVMLFDEPTSALDPEMIKEVLDVMIDLAEEGMTMLVVTHEMGFAKSVADRVMFMDEGQIVEQNSPQEFFDHPQNDRTKLFLSQIL; this is translated from the coding sequence ATCATTGAAGTGATCGGCATGCACAAGTGGTTCGGTGATTTTCATGTGTTGAAAGATATCAACCTGAAAGTAATAGCGCAGGAAAGGATCGTTATCTGCGGGCCGTCCGGTTCAGGAAAATCAACCATGATCCGTTGTCTCAATCGCCTGGAGGAACACCAGAAGGGGCAGATCATTGTCGATGGAATCGAACTGACCAACGACATCAAGAATATCGAAAAGGTCAGGGCGGAGGTCGGGATGGTCTTTCAGCACTTCAACCTTTTTCCGCATCTGACGATCCTTGAAAATCTGACCCTTGGTCCGATCTGGGTGCGCAAAACCCCGAAGAGAGAGGCCGTAGAAGCGGCAATGCGCTATCTGGAGAAGGTGCGGATTGCCGAGCAGGCTGAAAAGTTTCCCGGTCAACTCTCCGGCGGGCAACAGCAGCGGGTGGCGATTGCCCGCAGCCTGTGCATGAACCCCAAGGTCATGCTTTTTGACGAGCCGACCTCCGCCCTCGATCCCGAGATGATCAAGGAAGTGCTCGATGTGATGATCGATCTCGCCGAAGAAGGGATGACGATGCTGGTGGTGACCCATGAGATGGGGTTTGCCAAGAGCGTCGCCGACCGGGTGATGTTCATGGATGAGGGGCAGATCGTTGAGCAGAACAGTCCGCAGGAGTTTTTCGATCATCCGCAGAATGACCGCACTAAGCTGTTCTTGAGCCAGATTTTGTGA
- the greB gene encoding transcription elongation factor GreB, whose product MTPACAQRLRAELKETLYTLRPEMVQTAAWAASNGDRSENADYHYAKRKLRQYDGRIRFLTKRLEAALIVDPVAQQPVANGRVLFGCTVTVENVDGDEKVYSIVGVDEFDPACGRVSWTSPIGRALLGKSAGDSVTFATPGGTSELEIVKVEYKALD is encoded by the coding sequence ATGACCCCCGCCTGCGCGCAGCGCTTACGTGCCGAGCTCAAGGAAACGCTCTACACCTTGCGTCCCGAGATGGTGCAGACCGCCGCCTGGGCGGCGAGTAACGGCGACCGCAGCGAGAATGCCGACTATCATTACGCCAAGCGGAAGTTGCGTCAGTATGACGGGCGGATCCGCTTCCTGACCAAACGGCTCGAAGCGGCGTTGATTGTCGATCCGGTCGCGCAGCAGCCGGTGGCTAACGGCCGGGTGCTGTTCGGTTGTACGGTAACGGTTGAAAATGTTGACGGCGATGAGAAGGTGTACAGTATTGTCGGGGTCGATGAATTTGACCCGGCCTGCGGACGCGTCAGCTGGACGTCGCCGATCGGGCGGGCGTTGCTGGGCAAATCGGCAGGGGACAGTGTGACCTTTGCGACGCCCGGCGGGACTTCGGAACTGGAGATCGTCAAGGTCGAGTATAAGGCGTTGGACTGA
- a CDS encoding ATP-binding cassette domain-containing protein, which translates to MISATNIALAYGKKIIFKDVNIKFTPGNCYGLIGANGAGKSTFLKILAGELEADKGTVSVGSGQRIAILRQDHFAFDEHTVFDTVIMGHEHLYQVMSERNAIYAKEEFSEADGVRSGELEAEFAELNGYEAEAEAAVLLNGLGIPEELRQKQMKALEGSDKVRVLLAQALFGNPDVLLLDEPTNHLDLKAIRWLDEFLSRFQNTVIVVSHDRHFLNQVCTHVADIDFSKITVYVGNYDFWYQASQLNLKQKQDENRKVTDKANELKEFIQRFSSNASKAKQATSRKKLLEKLTVEEMPVSSRKYPFVVFKPERPCGDIVLEIKDLSKTIDGVQILDQLTLNIGPGDKVAFVGGDGLAKTTLFQILAKEVKPDSGTFRWGVTITPAYFPRENAAYFANEMNLIEWLCQFAPGEGENFARGFLGKMLFSGEEATKQTSVLSGGERVRCMLSKMMLAAANTLIFDEPTNHLDLESITALNNALIDYKEVLLFASHDHEFVATIANRIIEFTPGGIIDRKMRFEEYCEDPRVAAERAALCQGEAELKL; encoded by the coding sequence ATGATCAGCGCCACCAATATCGCTCTCGCCTACGGCAAGAAAATTATTTTTAAAGACGTCAATATCAAATTCACCCCCGGCAACTGCTACGGCCTCATCGGCGCCAACGGCGCCGGTAAATCGACCTTCCTGAAAATCCTCGCCGGTGAACTCGAAGCCGACAAGGGCACGGTCAGCGTCGGCTCCGGGCAGCGCATCGCCATACTTCGCCAGGATCACTTCGCCTTCGACGAACATACCGTGTTCGACACCGTCATCATGGGGCACGAACACCTCTACCAGGTAATGAGCGAACGTAACGCGATCTACGCCAAAGAAGAGTTCAGTGAAGCGGACGGGGTTCGTTCCGGGGAACTGGAAGCGGAGTTTGCCGAGCTCAACGGCTACGAAGCCGAAGCGGAGGCGGCGGTGCTGCTCAACGGTCTCGGCATCCCCGAGGAACTGCGCCAGAAGCAGATGAAGGCGCTGGAAGGGAGTGACAAGGTGCGGGTGCTGCTCGCCCAGGCGCTGTTCGGCAATCCCGACGTGCTGCTGCTCGACGAACCGACCAACCACCTCGACCTCAAGGCGATTCGCTGGCTCGACGAATTTCTCTCCCGTTTCCAGAATACGGTGATCGTCGTTTCCCATGATCGCCATTTTCTCAATCAGGTCTGCACCCACGTCGCTGATATCGATTTCAGCAAGATCACCGTCTATGTCGGCAACTACGACTTCTGGTATCAGGCCAGCCAGCTGAACCTGAAGCAGAAGCAGGACGAGAACCGCAAGGTCACCGACAAGGCCAATGAGCTCAAGGAGTTCATCCAGCGCTTTTCCTCCAACGCCTCCAAGGCGAAGCAGGCCACGTCACGAAAAAAGTTGCTGGAGAAGCTCACCGTTGAGGAAATGCCGGTCTCCTCGCGTAAATATCCCTTCGTCGTCTTCAAACCGGAGCGCCCCTGCGGCGATATCGTGCTGGAGATCAAGGACCTGAGCAAAACGATTGATGGCGTGCAGATTCTCGACCAGCTCACGCTGAATATCGGTCCCGGTGACAAGGTCGCCTTCGTCGGCGGCGACGGCCTCGCCAAAACCACCCTCTTTCAGATCCTGGCCAAAGAAGTCAAGCCGGACAGCGGCACGTTCCGCTGGGGCGTCACCATCACTCCGGCCTATTTCCCCCGCGAAAATGCCGCCTATTTCGCCAATGAGATGAATCTGATCGAGTGGTTGTGTCAGTTCGCGCCGGGCGAAGGGGAAAACTTTGCGCGCGGTTTTCTCGGCAAGATGCTCTTTTCCGGCGAAGAGGCGACCAAACAGACCTCGGTCCTCTCCGGCGGTGAGCGGGTGCGCTGCATGCTCTCGAAAATGATGCTGGCCGCCGCCAACACGCTGATCTTCGACGAGCCGACCAATCACCTGGATCTCGAATCGATCACCGCCCTCAACAATGCCCTGATCGACTATAAGGAGGTGCTGCTCTTCGCCTCCCACGACCACGAATTCGTCGCCACCATCGCCAACCGCATCATTGAGTTTACACCGGGGGGGATTATCGACCGTAAAATGCGTTTTGAGGAATACTGTGAGGATCCACGCGTTGCCGCGGAACGCGCCGCCCTCTGTCAGGGGGAAGCCGAGCTAAAATTGTAA
- a CDS encoding patatin-like phospholipase family protein — protein MAKRFKIGLALGGGAARAFSHIGVLAGLEKYGITVDIVTGTSMGAMIGAMFATHLDVTAVRERFNAYLASDEFTDSGFNFFKELDSHDTGVLAEVGRFARRGVMNTLMITQTALVNEKTAAESYAYLLDDLDVKQTRIPFAAVALDLKSGESMTLDHGRLREVIAASCAMPGVLRPVELDGRLLVDGGWSETVPITAARRLGADFVIAVDVGDALIGFGEPRNALDIIARADALARRALNIEQLKAADVVLSPHNGVAHWADFSTSGQAVERGEEEVDRRIGEVQLAIKKAQATHWLDWIKWLRDK, from the coding sequence ATGGCAAAGCGTTTTAAAATCGGTCTGGCTCTCGGCGGCGGCGCGGCGCGGGCTTTTTCCCATATCGGCGTCCTTGCCGGGCTTGAAAAATATGGCATTACTGTCGACATCGTTACCGGCACCAGCATGGGGGCGATGATTGGTGCCATGTTTGCGACTCATCTGGATGTGACCGCAGTCAGGGAGCGTTTCAACGCCTATCTCGCCAGCGACGAATTCACTGATTCAGGATTTAACTTTTTCAAGGAACTTGATTCGCATGACACCGGGGTCCTGGCCGAAGTCGGTCGATTCGCTCGCCGTGGCGTCATGAATACGTTAATGATCACCCAGACAGCGCTGGTCAACGAAAAAACCGCAGCAGAAAGCTATGCTTATCTGCTCGACGATCTCGATGTTAAGCAGACCCGTATCCCCTTTGCCGCAGTCGCCCTTGATCTGAAAAGCGGCGAATCGATGACGCTTGATCACGGGCGCCTGCGCGAGGTGATTGCCGCGTCCTGCGCCATGCCGGGGGTCCTCAGGCCGGTGGAACTGGACGGACGCCTGCTGGTCGACGGCGGTTGGTCGGAAACGGTGCCGATCACTGCGGCCCGGCGCCTCGGCGCTGATTTTGTCATCGCCGTCGATGTCGGTGACGCGCTGATCGGCTTCGGTGAACCGCGCAATGCGCTTGATATCATTGCGCGCGCCGATGCCCTGGCCCGCCGGGCGCTCAATATCGAACAGCTTAAAGCCGCCGACGTCGTTCTCTCTCCCCACAACGGGGTGGCGCACTGGGCCGATTTTTCAACTTCGGGCCAAGCGGTTGAACGTGGTGAAGAGGAGGTGGATCGACGTATTGGCGAAGTGCAGCTAGCGATAAAAAAAGCGCAGGCAACACACTGGCTCGACTGGATAAAATGGTTGCGCGACAAATAA
- a CDS encoding VF530 family protein: protein MNDPLHGVTLEQIVITLAEHYGWEELARNIEINCFISNPSIKSSLKFLRRTPWARKRVEKLYLAAQRSDW from the coding sequence ATGAACGACCCTTTGCACGGCGTGACGTTGGAACAGATCGTAATCACCCTGGCCGAACATTATGGTTGGGAGGAGCTGGCGCGAAATATTGAAATCAATTGTTTCATCAGTAACCCCTCGATCAAGTCGAGCCTGAAGTTTCTGCGCCGCACGCCCTGGGCGCGCAAGCGGGTGGAAAAGCTCTATCTCGCTGCGCAACGGAGTGACTGGTGA
- a CDS encoding amino acid ABC transporter substrate-binding protein, translating into MKITRLIALVAAISLLIGGLAVAGKDFDAVKKKGYLQVGVNGGVFGFGMPDAKGVWKGLDVDTARAIAAAIFGDADKVKFTPLTAQQRFTALQSGEIDVLTRNATRTLSRETQLGLNFVTVNYYDGQGFMVAKKLGVKSAKELDGATICVLPGTTTEQNVADYFRNNKIKWKPVVIESTTELAKTFFAGRCDVLTSDASQLAGARSVAPKPENYVILPEIISKEPLAPVVRHGDDQFRDIVDFTVLALINAEELGITSQNVDAMLKSTDPVVQRFLGVTAGNGAALGLDEKWAYNIVKQVGNYGEVFERNVGPNTALGIERGLNALWTDGGLMYSPPFK; encoded by the coding sequence ATGAAAATCACACGACTGATAGCACTGGTTGCGGCGATTTCGCTGCTTATCGGCGGCCTGGCTGTTGCCGGCAAGGATTTTGATGCGGTGAAGAAGAAAGGTTATCTTCAGGTCGGGGTCAACGGCGGGGTGTTCGGTTTCGGCATGCCTGACGCCAAAGGGGTCTGGAAGGGGCTTGATGTTGATACCGCCCGTGCAATCGCGGCGGCGATCTTTGGTGATGCTGACAAGGTCAAATTCACGCCGCTGACCGCCCAGCAGCGCTTTACCGCCCTGCAATCGGGGGAGATTGATGTGCTGACCCGTAACGCGACGCGTACCCTGAGCCGTGAGACCCAGTTGGGACTCAATTTCGTCACCGTCAACTATTATGACGGGCAAGGCTTCATGGTGGCGAAAAAACTCGGGGTCAAGAGCGCCAAAGAGCTTGACGGGGCGACGATTTGTGTCCTCCCTGGCACCACTACCGAGCAGAATGTCGCAGATTACTTCCGCAACAACAAGATCAAATGGAAGCCGGTAGTGATTGAATCGACCACCGAGCTGGCCAAAACGTTCTTTGCCGGCCGCTGCGACGTGTTGACTTCTGACGCGTCCCAGTTAGCGGGAGCCCGATCTGTCGCCCCCAAGCCGGAGAATTACGTGATTCTGCCGGAAATCATCTCCAAAGAGCCGTTGGCACCGGTTGTTCGTCATGGCGATGATCAATTCCGCGACATCGTCGATTTTACCGTGCTGGCGCTGATCAACGCTGAAGAACTGGGGATCACCTCGCAAAATGTTGACGCGATGCTCAAGAGCACGGATCCGGTCGTGCAACGTTTTCTCGGCGTCACCGCCGGTAACGGTGCCGCCCTGGGACTCGATGAAAAATGGGCCTACAATATCGTTAAGCAAGTCGGGAACTATGGTGAGGTGTTTGAACGCAATGTCGGTCCGAATACCGCGCTCGGCATTGAGCGGGGGTTGAATGCGCTGTGGACTGACGGCGGTTTGATGTATTCTCCACCGTTCAAGTAG
- a CDS encoding ABC transporter permease subunit (The N-terminal region of this protein, as described by TIGR01726, is a three transmembrane segment that identifies a subfamily of ABC transporter permease subunits, which specificities that include histidine, arginine, glutamine, glutamate, L-cystine (sic), the opines (in Agrobacterium) octopine and nopaline, etc.): MLLQIVVLLLALGVGYVLVANTQANLQRQSIATGFGFIEHEAGFEIGEPAIPYSAADSYGRALLVGALNTLRVSFTGIIFTLILGSVVGVARLSRNWLISHLAKVFIEVMQNIPLLLQLFFWYALFYEVFPSPREALNPLRGVFVCNRGLIFGVPIEHPAHGWMLIALLAGMVLWRLLVWWGRRLQERTGTIVPVHRLGIALCLLLPLLVWLAAGAPTAMDMPVFKGFNFQGGMSVSPEFSALLIGLVLYTSAFVAEIVRAGIQSVAHGQVEAAMAIGLRPGQVLHLVVFPQATRVIVPPLTSQMLNLTKNSSLAIAIGYSDFVSVANTTINQTGQAIEGVALIMVVYLFFSLSTSAFMNWYNKKTALVER; the protein is encoded by the coding sequence ATGTTGCTGCAGATCGTCGTTCTGCTGCTGGCCCTGGGCGTTGGTTATGTTCTGGTTGCCAATACCCAGGCCAACTTGCAACGTCAGTCGATAGCCACCGGTTTCGGTTTTATCGAGCACGAAGCCGGGTTTGAAATTGGCGAACCGGCTATCCCCTATTCAGCGGCAGACAGCTACGGTCGGGCATTACTGGTCGGGGCACTCAACACCCTCAGGGTCTCTTTTACCGGGATCATCTTCACACTGATTTTAGGCTCCGTCGTCGGAGTTGCGCGCCTGTCACGCAATTGGCTGATTTCTCATCTGGCCAAGGTGTTTATCGAGGTGATGCAGAATATTCCGCTGCTGTTGCAACTTTTCTTCTGGTACGCCCTTTTTTATGAGGTTTTTCCGTCGCCGCGCGAGGCACTCAATCCGCTGCGCGGCGTCTTCGTATGTAATCGCGGGTTGATTTTCGGGGTGCCGATCGAACACCCGGCCCATGGCTGGATGCTGATTGCACTCCTGGCTGGAATGGTTCTCTGGCGATTGCTGGTGTGGTGGGGGCGCAGACTTCAGGAGAGAACCGGGACGATTGTGCCGGTACACCGCCTGGGGATCGCTCTGTGTCTGTTGTTGCCGCTGCTGGTGTGGCTGGCGGCTGGTGCGCCGACCGCCATGGACATGCCGGTTTTCAAGGGATTTAACTTCCAGGGCGGGATGAGTGTCAGCCCTGAGTTCAGTGCGTTGCTGATCGGCCTGGTCCTCTACACATCGGCCTTTGTCGCCGAAATTGTGCGGGCCGGGATCCAGTCGGTCGCACACGGGCAAGTCGAAGCGGCGATGGCGATCGGCTTACGTCCGGGGCAGGTATTGCATCTGGTTGTTTTCCCTCAGGCGACCCGGGTTATCGTTCCGCCGTTGACAAGCCAGATGCTCAACCTGACCAAGAACAGCTCACTGGCGATCGCTATCGGTTACAGCGATTTTGTTTCGGTTGCCAACACCACGATCAATCAGACCGGCCAGGCGATTGAAGGGGTTGCCCTGATTATGGTGGTCTATCTCTTTTTCAGTCTGTCAACCTCGGCGTTCATGAACTGGTACAACAAAAAGACAGCGCTGGTGGAGCGGTGA